Part of the Clostridia bacterium genome, GCCCGCGCCGGCGGCGGCGTCGGCGGCGGCATCGCCGGCAGCGGCGTCCAGGGCGGCAGCGGTACCGGGACCCGCGCCCGCGACAAGCCCGGCACCCGCACCGGCGCCGGCGCCGGGGGCGCCCGCCGCAACAGGGACGGCGCACGGCGCGGGCGCGCCCGCGGAGGGCGAGGTCGTGACGGCGCCGCTGCCCGGCCTCCTCCTCGACGTGAAGGTGGCCGAGGGCCAGCAGGTCCAGGCCGGCCAGGTGCTCTGCATCCTCGAGGCCATGAAGATGGAGAACGAGGTGCCGTCGCCCGTCGACGGCACCGTGGTGGCCGTGCATGTACAGAAGGGCGATGCCGTCAACGCCGGCGACGCCCTCGTCACGGTGCGGCCGTAAAGAGGCATGGAGGCGCCGGAAGCCGATCTCCGCGAGCAGTTGCGACGCGCCGCGCG contains:
- a CDS encoding biotin/lipoyl-binding protein; translated protein: PAPAAASAAASPAAASRAAAVPGPAPATSPAPAPAPAPGAPAATGTAHGAGAPAEGEVVTAPLPGLLLDVKVAEGQQVQAGQVLCILEAMKMENEVPSPVDGTVVAVHVQKGDAVNAGDALVTVRP